TCAAACTATCGGCTAGCGGCGAGTCTATTTACCTTTCAGATTCTGAGTTCACTCTACTCGATGCCATCACTTTCAATGAACAAACTACGGATATCTCCTTTGGGCGTTCGCCAAACGGGACTGGAACTTTCCAATTTATGGAGCCGACCTTTGCTGCGGAAAACGATGTGCCATTGGGTATTGAGGAAGCGGTAAATCAAGACGGTACGATGAAGCTCTACCCCAATCCGACGCAAGAAAACTTCACGATTGAACTCTCAGGATTTGAAACCACCACGCAGGAAATCCTCGTTTACGACCTCCAAGGAAAAACCGTTTTCCAAGGATCGGTGCGAGATACCATTATCATAGACGCGAGCGACTGGACTGCTGGATTTTACGTGGTAACGGCTGGTAGCTTGAGAACGAAGTTGGTGGTTTACTAGCCGTCAACTTGCCGACCTCTTGATCATAATTTGCATAACTAAACGATAGCGCTTTGTCGAGTTCAGGTGCTCTGCAACCCTTTCTGAAGTGATCTCAAAAGAGACTTACACATTGAACTCAATTTTGATCTTCTCTGAAGTCAATTTTTTAATAAGCCATCCATAGAGAACGCTAAAACCAAGTGCCACAAGAATTGAGAAGAGACCAACTGTAAAAACAAATCCATCTAATTCCTGATCGGTCCCGTCAAAATCACTAAAATACTCCCCTGCAGGATTCATCGTATAGATAAGCGTACCGACATTATAGGCAATTCCAATACCGAACAAAATCACGTAAGAGACTCTTGCCCAATTTCTTCTCCTCAAAAGTCCGATGGCGCTGATAAATGCGTAGATGATTATCAACGGATATGCGAATACCCAGAGGATTTGTATGCTATCCCACAAGCTAACCGATGAATCAAATAATGAGTCCAACACTTCCAAAATGAAGCTGAAAAAAAACAATTGAAAAATGGACATCACCGTTGAAAGTGCCGATAGTACGATGAGTATCCACGCTAAAACCGTTATAAAAGTTGACTCCTTATGTACTTGCTCCATTTTCTTTTCTATAGACCTATTAAACTGCTATCTGACTTACAACAAGCCAAAAGTAGACGAATCAGATTTGCCGACAAGTATTCACCAATTTTAAACTGATCCCAATAATAGAGTAGCCCTGACGGGTGGATAGTTATCAGTCTATTTATAAGGCACTCTCGTTCTTTGGATCAATACTTGTAAATCTGGATCTCGGTATTCGCCTATACGCATATGTACTGTTTTGACGAGCTCAGAGAGATTGACACCTCATTCATTTGCTTGGTCATTAAGGAAAACCCCATAGGCTATGTGTGCATATGGGGTTGACCTTTAAAATTAATCAAAGGTGTATCCCTTATTCTGAGGCGGCCTGGAAATTGTAATTAGAACCCAAACATCCCGTTTTGATTCGCTAATCCTTCGGTAGGAATCTCTTGAATCACATCCCAGTGCTCGACGGCTTTGCCATTTTCGAATCGGAGTAAATCGTAGAAAACATGACTCTTTCCGCTCCACTGGCCTTCGCTTACGGTTAGCACAAAATCTCCTTCGCCCAGTACTTTGTGAATCTTCGTGTACTTAAACATGTTGTTTTGTGAAGTGAGGTATTCCACGGCTTCTACAATGCCTGATAGGCCGTCTTTGATACCAGGATTGTGCTGGTCGTATTGCTCGGCACTGATGTAGTCGGCGATCTTACTGGGGTTCTTTCCCATCAAGATGTCTTCTACCATTGACTTTGCAATCGCTTTGTTTTCCTCAGTTTTGTCGAGGTCTTTGGGAGTTGTCGGCCCGTCGGTTTGAGATCTGCCGCTCGCAGTTTCTTTAACAAGGGGAGTCATGGCGTCCCAGTGCTCAGCCACTTTTCCATTTTCATCTACACGTATAATGTCAAACGACACCATTTCATCAGCTCCGAAAGGAGCGGCGTTTCGCCAGATATTGTGCATGAAAACATAGTTTCCGTCCTGGAACATTCTCACGTTTTCGGCGGTGGTTCCATTTTCCTGAAGCACGGGCAGCATTTTTATAAATGGCTCAAGTCCCGTTGGGATAAATGGATTGTGCTGGATATAATCGTCATTGGCGTGCTCACGCATGGTCTCTTCATCTCCTTGAAGTACGGCGCCCAAGAAGGTGCCTACCGTTTCTTTATTAGTCATTGTTTTGGATGTTTTTGTGTTCGTTTCACTAATAGTTGATTGCGCTGTTTGTGAATTTGTGTCTTGGCATGCCCATAAAAGGGCTGTGAGCGTTAGAAGAGTTATCGTATTTTTCATTTTCTATAGTTTATTGCTTGCTTTATGAAAGCAAAATTACACAATAGCTTTTTAAATGCAAGTAATAATTGAAGATTAATTTCATTTTAAAAGTAATTTTCATGAAATTTGTCCCATGCCACAGGATTTTAGATGCGATTGCCCGATCACCTCAGCCCTTGATATAGTTGGCGATAAATGGATGCTAGTTATCGTGAAACAGATGCTAATGGAGGGAGCGGAAACCTTTAAGGATTTCACTAACAGTCCTGAAGCCATTGCCACCAATATTCTTTCGGCAAAGCTCAAAATGCTCGAAGAGGCGGGTATCCTTACGAAAAACAAGTTACCCAACAACAAGAAGACAAATATCTACCTGCTGACCGAAAAAGGATTGGCGCTCACACCCGTTATTGTAGAATTGGCCAATTGGAGCGATAACCATCTCAGAGATGTACATCCCAAAATTCAGGATGGAGAAGGCATGGAGTTCTTGCGGTCTGATAAGGAAGGGATGGGCAAAGCTCTCGTGAATGGCTACCGAGAGAAAGTTGCCGAACGGGAGTATCTGGATTAATTAGGATATTTCACGCTGTATCTAAAAAGCAGATTACTACATTCAACGCCTTTAAAATAAAGAAGATCGCCATTCATGGATTTTATCGAATACGCAAACAATTGGGCAAAAAGCGAGGTCACTCAAGGGCATATCATGATCGGGCTGGGTGTGCTGATTCTTGCCGCCTTAGTCGGCATAATAAGAAGTGAGGTAGAATTTCTGAAAGGAGCCACTATTCCTATCGCGCTGATGCTGGTGATATTGATAGGCTATGGAGGATACATTCTTTTTAGTCGACCTGCACATGCCAAAGAAAGTATTGCCCTTTTCCAAAAATCTGAGAAAGAGGCAATCGAACAGGAGATTGTCAAACATACCAACGACAATAAAGCGGGTAAAACGCTGATGAAGATTTACCCCATCCTGGCTATCGTTTCTCTAGCACTCTTGATGTTCCTTTCGAGTCCATATTACAAAGGGATGGCGGTAGGATTCGGATTCTTATTTTTGATGGCCTATGTAGTTGACAACGGATTCGTTTCGCGTTCTGACGCGTTTCTTGAATATTTGAACGAGTGGAAAGCATAGAAATTCACCAAAGCTCCATTGCTTGCGCGAGCAAACCACCAAAGCCCTGCTTCACCTATTTCGACTATTGATGAGTTTGTTTTTGTAAAATCGGTAAGAAATTATTCCTTCTAAATTTGTCCGAAAACCAATGAAGAGAAGCCTCGAAAATTCCTTAATGTGCTTATTCATTGCCTTGAGCTTGTCTTCATTCGCCCAATTGCTTACAGGTAACTCCAAAGAATTCATCTACCCATTTCAATCGCAGCACGACGAGGTGCTTTCGAACCATATCAGCGCCATAACCGACGGTGCTGCGATCATCGGATTGGGCGAAGTGAGCCACTACACCAAGGAGTGTTACGAATTGAAGCACCAAATAATTAAGACGCTGATCAACCAGGGATATGACGCTTTGGTGCTGGAAGTAGATTTTGGACAGGCAGTTTTGTGGAATGATTACGTGACCAATGGAAACGGAAATATCGATTCGCTGATTGCGGAGTCCGGCTGGTTTACCTACCGCACCCAAGAATTTAAGAACCTACTCATTGACGTCCGTAATCACAACCTTACCGCCGACCAACCTTTTCAGGTATTTGGGATGGAAATGACCGCCATGCACAACAATCTGCCTTGGCTGGAAAACTACTTATCGGAGCATTCTGCAGCGTCTGAAGAACTGGTAGCGCTTCTTATAAAAGAACAGCCCGTAGTCGCTTTTCAGCAGCACAGCCGTGTGGAAGTAATGGACTATTGGAATTTGTACTACGAACTCAGTGGATTCTTATCAGAGCACCGTGATGAACTGATTAATTCAGGAGGAGAAAAGAACTATGCCACGGCCCAACGGATCTCCGAAATAACCCGCCAATATGCCACTTACATTTCACAGGATGAGTTTATGATACAAGTAGAACTGCGCGATCAGTTTTCTTCGCGGAATGTAATGTGGTGCATGGAACAACTCGGAGAAGACAGTCAAATCGCTATCTGGGCTCATAATGGACATGTGGTTAAAGAATCTGTCCTGTTTGGTTACGATATTCTTGGCTATTATTTGAGCAAATGGTTTGGTGATGAGTACTATTCCATTGGGTTTACGTTCAATCAAGGAGAGTTTGGCGCATACTCTTCCAATGGGTTTAAGAAATGGGAATTGCCCTCGGTTCAGGTACCGTCATTAACCAAAGAGTTAGCTGAATTCAATAGCCCATATTTGCTCTTCGATATCCGCCGTCTTCTTCATGCCGAGCCTGATCTTCCTCTTTTTGAAAAGTCCGTCCCCATTCGTACGGATGTTTCAGAATCATTCAATGATGATAACAACCCAATGATGGAAATTGACCTTTCCAATTCTTACGATTGTTTGATTTATATCGATCATACCAATTATCCAACAACGATAGAATGGAAGCAATAGCAGCGTTCTGTTCGGAAATTTAATCAGCTAGAACTATGAAATTCGCCTACACCATCCTCTACGTCCGCGACGTGACTGCCACCATCGAGTTTTATGGAAATGCCTTTGGCTTCCAACGGAAGTTTATCACCCCCGAAAACGATTACGGTGAGCTGGCCACAGGAGAAACCACTATCGCATTTGCCTCTGTTGAATTGGGCAATTCAAATTTCAAAAGTGGTTTTCAAAAGAGCTCATCGGCCGACAAACCTTTTGGCATTGAATTGGCTTTTACTTCCGAAGATATCGAGGCCGACTTTCAAAAAGCGCTAAACGCAGGAGCCATCCCATTTGAGCCACTCATCGAAAAACCTTGGGGTCAAAAAGTAGGATACGTGAGAGATATCAATGGATTCCTCATTGAGATTTGCACTCCAATGAAAGCTGAGTAAGCCCATTTTTGGGTCGGTATGATCACTCCTGTTTGTACTTAGAATAGTTCAGAACTATCGGTAAGGACTGTAGAAGAAAAGTGAGTCAAGAGCATTCATCCGGATGTTCACCAGTCTCTGGCAAATTTTAGGGCGAGCATTCCCTACATTACTTTTATTCCATTCAATGATTGGGATGACCCCGCATATTCTAGTACTTTTCGAAACCCGAAAGGCAAAACTTCCGACAAAAAACTAAACTGCAAAGAGCCTTTTTTCAGGGCGCATCCCTAAATAAATCACCCGACTAGAATGACACAGAAAAGAGAAAACTCCATAGAAATGAGCAAGGCCGAATTTCAAAAGATCGGTTACGAGCTCGTTGACACCATAGCTGGTTTTTTTGATGTCATTGGCGAAAAACCCGTCACCACAACCAAGTCTCCGTTGGAATTGCAAAAAGAGCTGGGGACTTCTTCCTTACCGGAAAACGGAAAGCCCGCTGAAGAGTTGATCCACTCTGCCGCTCAACTATTAATGGACAATTCGCTGTTCAACGGCCACCCAAAGTTTTTTGGTTTCATCACCTCGTCGGCTGCGCCAATCGGAGCATTGGCAGATTTGCTGGCGGCTTCGGTCAATCCCAACGTGGGCGGACAAATACTGAGTCCGATGGCCACCGAGATCGAAAAGCAAACGATTCAATGGTTGGCTGAATTTATTGGGGTCTCCCCCACTTATGGCGGCGTATTGGTGAGCGGTGGCAATATGGCCAACTTTACCGCTTTCCTCGCTGCGAGAACCGCCAAAACACCCAAGAGCATCAAAGAAGACGGTCTTTCAAACACGACAAACCAACTGATCACCTACTGCCCGAAATCTACTCATACTTGGATTGACAAAGCAGCCATCCTTTTTGGACATGGTTCCAAATCGGTGCGTTGGATCCCGACTGATGACTCCAATAAAATGGACAATGCTATTTTGGAGAAAACCATAAAAGAGGATCTGGCCTGTGGACACCAACCCTTTATGGTGGTGGGCACCGCAGGAGATGTGAGCACGGGTGTCGTGGATGATCTCGAAGCCATTGCCGCTATTTGCAAAACCTACGACTTGTGGTTTCACATTGATGGTGCCTATGGCATTCCCGCTGCCGTTATTCCCGAGTTAAGGGAATTGTTCACCGGAGTAAAAGACGCTGACTCCATTGCGCTCGATCCACACAAATGGCTCTACAGTCCGTTGGAAGCGGGTTGCACTTTGGTGAAAAATCCCCAACACCTGATCGACACCTACAGTTCACATCCCGAATATTACAATTTTAGTCTAACGGAAGAAGGTGGGTCAGTGAATTTCTTTGAGTACGGACTCCAAAACTCACGCGGATTCCGTGCATTAAAAGTATGGCTGGCCTTGCAGCAAATAGGTAGAAGTGGCTACGAGAAGCTTATAAAAGAAGACATCGAATTGTCAGAGCACTTCCATGACTTGGCCGTCAAAAACACCGAACTGGAGGCCATCACGCAAAACTTGAGTATTAACACACTCAGATACGTTCCCGATAATCTCGAGCTATTTGGCGAAGAAAGAGATACGTATTTGAATACATTGAATGAAGAAATAGTAAACGAGCTACAAGCCGGTGGCCGAATGTTCTTATCCAATGCAATCGTAAAAAAGAGGTATTGCATGAGAGCTTGCATTGTCAATTTCAGAACGACCGAAAAGGACATCGAAGAGTGCATCGACATCATCATTGAAGAAGGTCGAAAGATCAATCAAAGACTTCAAAAACTATCATCAACCCATTGATCAAGAAAAAATGAAAATAGCCATAATCGGAACAGGCGGAGTCGGAGGATACTTCGGAGGAAAATTGGTGAAGGCGGGATATGACGTCACCTTCTTAGCCAGAGGAGAACACTTAAAGGCGCTGCAAACCGAGGGCCTAAAAGTAAAAAGCATTCAAGGCGACTTCGAGGTGCGCGACTTTCGAGCTATGGATCAGATTTCAGACATGGGAAGCCCCGACCTGACGATGGTTTGTGTAAAAGCCTGGCAGATCAAAGAAATTCGAGAGGATCTTAAAACGCTAGCAGACTCAGGCAGCATGATCTTGCCTTTGCAAAATGGCGTGATGGCTGCAGAAGAATTGATGGAGGCCATAGACAGAGCAAGCATTATTGGCGGACTCTGTCGGATCATCAGCATGATAGAGGCTCCGGGAGTAATCAATCATATCGGGGTCAACCCCACGATCATATTCGGGGAAATCGATGGGCGACAAACCCAACGAGTGAAGGACATTCAAGAGGTGTTGACAACCGCAGGAATTGAATCGAAACTAACCAATAACATTCAGGCCGAACTATGGAAAAAGTTCATGGTGATTTGCACCAGTGCCCTCCTCGGTATCACCAAAGCGACTTACGGTGAGATAAGGGAGCTGCCCGAAACCAGAAAGTTGATGATCGACTTGGTCACTGAAATCTACCACCTCTCACAAAAAATCGGAGTAAACATCGAACCCGATTTCGTGGAGAAAACCGTTTCGTTTATCGACACCTTTCCACACGATTCTACCTCGTCGCTTACGAGAGATGTCTGGGAGGGAAAACCATCGGAGATTGAATACCAGAATGGCACCGTGGTCAAACTAGGAGAAAAATACGGCGTTGATACTCCTATCAATCGTTTTGTTTACCAATGTGTTCTGCCGATGGAACTGAAGGCAAGGCACAAGAAGTAAAGTCCAGTGTGAATTGCTCATTGCGACACCTCTTTCAAAGGATCAGTAGTTTTTGAAAGTAAACCCGAAAGTCAAGAATCGGTCTTGTTGCTTTTGATCGGCCACAACAATACTCTCGTAGGTGTGGAGGTAGTTGACCTTGAAGTTGATGAATTTTGAAATGGGCATTTCAAGGCTTAGATCAGCTTGCCAGCGAAAATTATTGCTCTCTTCGAGTGATTGTTGGAAATAAGCTTCATAACCCGCGATGAGCTTCTTCTCGAATAAATAGTGCTTTCCATTGATCCAAAAGGTACCGCGCAACGTGTTGATCGATTCGCTTCCATTGTACTCTTCCAAATTAAACCGACTTCTGGAGAAGTTTGTGCTCTCGTATTCGCTGGATACCGAAAACTTTAGCATGTCCTCCTTATCCCTCAAAAGTTCATAGGTCACTCCAGCTCCAAGGATGGTTCTCAAATCTATTTTTCTTCGAAAGTTTGAGCTTATAATCCCAATAAGCAATGGAGACCATGTGGCGTCAGGAGTGAAGTACAAAAAGTTGAGACTAACGATGTCCAAATCTGCTTTGTCTCTGTCAAACTCCTGATACAAATAAGAGTTTCGGTTGTTGAACAGCCACTTGTTCCATGGTTTATAAGCTATATCTGACTTGGCTCTGAAAATGATAGTCTCCACATTTCCCGACTGGAAAATACCCGTGAGCGAAAGGCTGGCTTTCAATTTCAGCGAGTCTGTCTCGCTCGCAAGCGTATCGCTTTTGCTTGTTTGGGCTGACAGCCAAAAAGGGAAAAACAAAAGGCAATAAAAAAGCTTTTTCATGCTACTTCACTGAAAATATCTCGTCTTAAAGTGCTTGACAAGCTATACCCCGCTGGCTGCAAGTTTCAAAGATAGTTGCTTCGCTACTTGAACTGAATACAAGCGGGTTAAAGTCTGTACACAAAGGTTTTGTCGTATCACTTAGTCATCGTTCATCACATGCTCTTGCTGCGTAATACTCTCGTCGTGGACGCTTTGTAAATAGGCTTGGATAAAGTTCTCGCTCAAACCGTGGCTCTTGGCATATTCTCTTCCCTTTTCCAAGATCGCATTCCACCTTGTTTTCTGAAGAATGGTCAGGTTGTTTTCCTTTTTGAACTTACCAATGTCTCTGGCCACTTTCATTCTGTTGTCCAAAAGATTTAATAATTCATCGTCAATGTGATTGATCTTCTCACGCAGCATATCCAGCTCGGCGTGATCCGTCCCCTCATCAAATTGAGGCTCGCGCACCACGATGGCGTTGATCATGTCATTCAACGTTTCAGGCGTCACCTGCTGTGCCGCGTCGCTCCATGCATTGTCGGGATCGATGTGCGACTCGAGCATGAGTCCGTCGTAGTCCAGATCCATCGCCTTTTGGGAAATGTGGTACAGCAATTCTCTGCGTCCACCGATGTGACTCGGATCGCAGATCAGTGGCAAGTCGGGCATCTCGTTGCGGTAAGCTATGGCCAATTGCCACTGCGGACGGTTGCGGTAATGCGTCTCGCCGAGGTTGGAAAATCCACGGTGAATGGCTCCAACGCGCTTCAATCCCGATTGGATCAAACGCTCGGTAGAGCCAATCCACAGCGCCAGGTCGGCATTGATCGGATTCTTGATCAAAACGGGAATATCAACTCCCCGAAGTGCTTCAGCGATTTCCTGAACGGTAAAAGGATTGACGGTAGATCGCGCTCCGATCCACAGCATGTCGATATCGTGCTTCAGCGCCAGCTCCACGTGGGCGGCATTGGCCACCTCGATGGTTACGGGAAGTCCCGTTTCGGCCTTCACTCGCTGCATCCACGGCAGTCCGATCTCCCCTACTCCTTCGAAGGAACCGGGTCGCGTTCTGGGCTTCCAAATCCCCGCGCGGATGTAGTCCACCTTTCCCGTGGCGGCCAGCCTTTTGGCGGTTTCCAATGTCTGCTCTTCCGTCTCAGCGCTGCAGGGGCCGCTGATGAGTATCGGCCCGCGCCCCGTGGAAATCCACGATTGCAATTTTGTAGTTGTCTTTGTCCCTTCCATACGTTCTCAATTAATCTATGTCAGTTGTATTTTGTTCGTTTCTATCGCCGCCAATACGCGCCGATGTGCTTCTTTAAATAGCTCTAGATCTCCGCACAAAGAGATTCTCAAATGCTTGGTTCCGTTTTCGCCAAAGATCATCCCCGGGGTGATGAATACTTTGGCTTGAGCCAAAACTTCTTCCGAATAGGCCTCAGCCGAAGCTTTAAAGGAAGGGATTTCTGCCCAGACGAATAAGCCCGCCGTGTCTGCCTCGTATTCGCAGCCCAGCAAAACCATTATTTTCTGCGCCCATTCCTTTCGCTTGGCGTATTCCTCGTTTAGCGCAGCAAACCAGTCTTCGCCCTGCTGTAAGGCGA
This genomic window from Cryomorphaceae bacterium 1068 contains:
- a CDS encoding helix-turn-helix domain-containing protein; this encodes MPQDFRCDCPITSALDIVGDKWMLVIVKQMLMEGAETFKDFTNSPEAIATNILSAKLKMLEEAGILTKNKLPNNKKTNIYLLTEKGLALTPVIVELANWSDNHLRDVHPKIQDGEGMEFLRSDKEGMGKALVNGYREKVAEREYLD
- a CDS encoding nuclear transport factor 2 family protein, which gives rise to MTNKETVGTFLGAVLQGDEETMREHANDDYIQHNPFIPTGLEPFIKMLPVLQENGTTAENVRMFQDGNYVFMHNIWRNAAPFGADEMVSFDIIRVDENGKVAEHWDAMTPLVKETASGRSQTDGPTTPKDLDKTEENKAIAKSMVEDILMGKNPSKIADYISAEQYDQHNPGIKDGLSGIVEAVEYLTSQNNMFKYTKIHKVLGEGDFVLTVSEGQWSGKSHVFYDLLRFENGKAVEHWDVIQEIPTEGLANQNGMFGF
- a CDS encoding chorismate mutase, yielding MEGTKTTTKLQSWISTGRGPILISGPCSAETEEQTLETAKRLAATGKVDYIRAGIWKPRTRPGSFEGVGEIGLPWMQRVKAETGLPVTIEVANAAHVELALKHDIDMLWIGARSTVNPFTVQEIAEALRGVDIPVLIKNPINADLALWIGSTERLIQSGLKRVGAIHRGFSNLGETHYRNRPQWQLAIAYRNEMPDLPLICDPSHIGGRRELLYHISQKAMDLDYDGLMLESHIDPDNAWSDAAQQVTPETLNDMINAIVVREPQFDEGTDHAELDMLREKINHIDDELLNLLDNRMKVARDIGKFKKENNLTILQKTRWNAILEKGREYAKSHGLSENFIQAYLQSVHDESITQQEHVMNDD
- a CDS encoding DUF481 domain-containing protein, yielding MKKLFYCLLFFPFWLSAQTSKSDTLASETDSLKLKASLSLTGIFQSGNVETIIFRAKSDIAYKPWNKWLFNNRNSYLYQEFDRDKADLDIVSLNFLYFTPDATWSPLLIGIISSNFRRKIDLRTILGAGVTYELLRDKEDMLKFSVSSEYESTNFSRSRFNLEEYNGSESINTLRGTFWINGKHYLFEKKLIAGYEAYFQQSLEESNNFRWQADLSLEMPISKFINFKVNYLHTYESIVVADQKQQDRFLTFGFTFKNY
- a CDS encoding erythromycin esterase family protein — translated: MKRSLENSLMCLFIALSLSSFAQLLTGNSKEFIYPFQSQHDEVLSNHISAITDGAAIIGLGEVSHYTKECYELKHQIIKTLINQGYDALVLEVDFGQAVLWNDYVTNGNGNIDSLIAESGWFTYRTQEFKNLLIDVRNHNLTADQPFQVFGMEMTAMHNNLPWLENYLSEHSAASEELVALLIKEQPVVAFQQHSRVEVMDYWNLYYELSGFLSEHRDELINSGGEKNYATAQRISEITRQYATYISQDEFMIQVELRDQFSSRNVMWCMEQLGEDSQIAIWAHNGHVVKESVLFGYDILGYYLSKWFGDEYYSIGFTFNQGEFGAYSSNGFKKWELPSVQVPSLTKELAEFNSPYLLFDIRRLLHAEPDLPLFEKSVPIRTDVSESFNDDNNPMMEIDLSNSYDCLIYIDHTNYPTTIEWKQ
- a CDS encoding 2-dehydropantoate 2-reductase; amino-acid sequence: MKIAIIGTGGVGGYFGGKLVKAGYDVTFLARGEHLKALQTEGLKVKSIQGDFEVRDFRAMDQISDMGSPDLTMVCVKAWQIKEIREDLKTLADSGSMILPLQNGVMAAEELMEAIDRASIIGGLCRIISMIEAPGVINHIGVNPTIIFGEIDGRQTQRVKDIQEVLTTAGIESKLTNNIQAELWKKFMVICTSALLGITKATYGEIRELPETRKLMIDLVTEIYHLSQKIGVNIEPDFVEKTVSFIDTFPHDSTSSLTRDVWEGKPSEIEYQNGTVVKLGEKYGVDTPINRFVYQCVLPMELKARHKK
- a CDS encoding VOC family protein, which gives rise to MKFAYTILYVRDVTATIEFYGNAFGFQRKFITPENDYGELATGETTIAFASVELGNSNFKSGFQKSSSADKPFGIELAFTSEDIEADFQKALNAGAIPFEPLIEKPWGQKVGYVRDINGFLIEICTPMKAE
- a CDS encoding aminotransferase class V-fold PLP-dependent enzyme: MTQKRENSIEMSKAEFQKIGYELVDTIAGFFDVIGEKPVTTTKSPLELQKELGTSSLPENGKPAEELIHSAAQLLMDNSLFNGHPKFFGFITSSAAPIGALADLLAASVNPNVGGQILSPMATEIEKQTIQWLAEFIGVSPTYGGVLVSGGNMANFTAFLAARTAKTPKSIKEDGLSNTTNQLITYCPKSTHTWIDKAAILFGHGSKSVRWIPTDDSNKMDNAILEKTIKEDLACGHQPFMVVGTAGDVSTGVVDDLEAIAAICKTYDLWFHIDGAYGIPAAVIPELRELFTGVKDADSIALDPHKWLYSPLEAGCTLVKNPQHLIDTYSSHPEYYNFSLTEEGGSVNFFEYGLQNSRGFRALKVWLALQQIGRSGYEKLIKEDIELSEHFHDLAVKNTELEAITQNLSINTLRYVPDNLELFGEERDTYLNTLNEEIVNELQAGGRMFLSNAIVKKRYCMRACIVNFRTTEKDIEECIDIIIEEGRKINQRLQKLSSTH